Below is a window of Fulvitalea axinellae DNA.
GACCTTGGACATTAAGGTACGCCCAAGGTTTTTCAAATATGAATTATGTCATCATTTCATTCCTATTCAGCTAAAACGTCTAGTTACGGCGTAATCTGTAAATCCTCTCCCCTATTGATCGGCTTCCTTTGACTGTTTCCAAATATGGCTTATCACAAATATCGACAAATCCCACTTGGTAATTCTCCCCGTCAAATCTGCCTGTCACTACCTGTTCCTGGTATTGAAACCAATGCGTCCCTACAATAAACGGATTCAAAACGGCTCCTTTTACATAATGCGCATACAGCTTTCCCCTTTGTTCTTGGTTTTGCACGCTTCTCAAACCTCCGTGCAACATTCCCCTATCCAACGCTCCAAAGTGAAATTCTCCAATCAAAACCGGTTTGTCTATTTCTCCGTGAAATGCAAAATCCGCCCCGTTAAGCCTATATCTGTTAAAGCTTACGACGTCGCAATATTTTGAAGCAATCGACACAACGGTTTTTCTTATATCCGAAGTTTCGGGGTAATAATGAAAATCAAGTCTGCTTCCCAAATACAGTTTTCCCGGAGCCTCATTTCTTATCACCTCCAGACAGGTTCGGTAATAATCATTAACCATCTGCTTTTCGAAAGAAAGTAGATCATGCTGATACGATTTGGACTTGGGGAGACTCTTTTCTTTCAAAACATGTTTCCAAGATTTGTATTCCGTTTTCCATTTTACATTAAGCGAATCAATGTTTATGTATTTGCTTCTAAGAGTGGAAAGAAGCTTTCGCTTTGCCGAAGAGTTTTCGTCGGAAGCTAAAACCGTATGGCCTAACCAACCCCAACCGTGCAATTCGTTGTCTATAAAATAACCCAGACAAAAAGGATCGCTAGTTGTCTCTTTTTGGCTTCTGACCGCTTTGACCAACTCCTCACGATACCCCGGTTTGTAAATGTCTGGAAACTTCGCTTTTCCTTTACCAAGCCTTTCCCAATAGTGTCGTAAATTAACCACATAAGGCGTCCGTTTTTCGCCAGAAAGATAAATACCGGAAGCGGACCAATTACCTATAGTGTTCATCCCCCAACTTCTCAATCTTTCGTGAACCAATTCGGGGTATATCGATTTCCAGTCTTCGCCATACTTTCTATAAAGGTTCGCCGCAGAGAAGTTATATGCTTTTCTTCCTCCACTGACAACTTCATAAAACTCAGAGAAAGGCTCACCTTCTTTTGGAAGTCCCTCAAAAAAATACTCCCTACCTTCTACAGGCGTTACCGAGCCTCCGAACCTGACACAATCGATTCCATGTGACCAAAACAAACAACCGGACGGATCCACAAACCACCATTTCCCCTGATATTTCTCTACCCTGAAATGACCTGTGGCTTTAAGCTTTGGACCGTCTGCCCATCCGCCGTATTTATTCCATGACCTTACAGTTTTCTTTGCCTCTTTATCCCGAAGCGCTTCATTTCCTAGGCTCGCAAGCTTTACATCTCCAAATGTTTTTCCGGGCCAATTATTATGTTTATACTGCCCATACTTGTCCACAAGGGGAAAATAGTCTTCGGGCTTAATTTTTTCACTCTTTCCTTTCTCAAGTTCCACTTCCCCAATTTCTAAATCAGCCGTATTCCCTGGAGGAATCAAACTGAACACCAAGCCTTTGATCTGCTTCGGGTCCACCCTGTCCCAATGCCATTGCCAACCGTCCGGCAAGCCTTTCATTCCTTTAAAGATTTGCCTATTATCCACGCTATCAGGCAAAGGGGTCCCCAATAGCCTTAACTTCACCTTAGTCTTTTCGCCCGGATTAAGAATAATCGTAGCGTTGTTCCACATTCGTCCCTTTACGGTGCTTTCGGCGTATATCGTGTCTTTTCCAATATTCTCCACTTCAAAACACAAGGTTTTAGTGCCTTCCAGTTCTTCCTTTTCCAAATTCAGCGGTAGTTCCACTGATTTACCATCTTCAATGGTAATTCTTCTATTCTTCTTTTCAGAACAGGAATAGATCAAAACGGATAATACGCTTAATAAAAATACTGGGGATAAAAATCTCATCGTCCACTCGCTTTAGCTTTGAAAATTGTCACAAAATCAATTTGTTCAAACATATTGGTTTTCATATTCGAAAGACCGTATTTCTAATTGAAAAACTATCCACCCCCGCCGTAAAGCATCTCACCCACCCTGCGGAATACGGCCGATTCTTCGGTGATCAGAAAAGCTTCCCATTACAAATTAGATCTATGAAAAGTATCCTTCCTCCATCAACAATCGATGGACGTTTTCGGTAAGCTGTCTTGCTAAAGGTGAATTGCCGAAAAATTGACTATTTTTATCCCTTCGAAAGCAATGGTGGCATACTCTTCTGCCAACCCTAGTATAAAGGCCTTTTAAAACCACAGGCCAATTCCCTTGTTACGAACGGAGGCAGGCGTCTTGCCCGCCCTATTTTCAATATCTCACAAACAGATAAAATGCTTAAACGAATTCTTCTTGCGGCGTTTTTCTTAATGCCCATGGGGCTAATTGCCCAAAACCGCCTTACCCCTAACCTTCTCTGGGAAATGGGACGAGTTGGCGGAGGTCTCGTTTCCCCTGACGGAAAGCAAGTCCTGTATACGGTAAGAAACTACGAACTACAGGAAAACCGAGGTTATACAAGCGCGTACGTAATGCCCATCGCAGGCGGAGAAGCGAAAAAAATCAATATCGACGGTTCTCCGAACTCTTTGGCTTGGCGACCTGACGGAGCGAAGATTACGTTCTTGAGAAAAGGCCAACTCTTCGAAGTGAACGTGGAGGGCGACGGCCTGCAATTGGTTTCGGAACAGACTGGTATTATAGCTTACCACTATTCCGCAAACATGAACACCCTGGCCTTTGCCAAAGAGGTTAAGCTAAGAAAGAACACCAAAGAACTTTATCCGGACCTTCCGAAAGCCGAAGCTTTGGTAATCGACGACTTGATGTACCGTCATTGGGACCACTGGAGTGATGACAAGCACAATCACGTTTTCGTAGCGCCTTACTCAAACGGTAAAATCGACGATTCGAAAAGCACCGATATTATGAAAGGCGAATTGTTCGATACTCCGACAACACCATTCGGTGGAGGCGAAGATTTCGCTTTGAGCCCAGACGGAAAAATGGTAGCGTATGTTTGCAAAAAGAAAACTGGCAAAGAGTACGCTATAAGCACAAACACCGACATCTACCTTTACAATATTGGGGAAGGCACTACCCAGAACCTCACCAAAGGTATGCTCGGTTATGACACTCAGCCTTCGTTCTCGGCAAACGGGAAACAAATCGCTTGGTTGAGCATGGAGCACGACGGGTATGAGTCTGATAAAAATGACATCTATATCTACGACTTCGCGTCGGCTCAGAAAAGCAAACTTACTGGCGATTATGACGAAACGGTTAGTTCGTTCATCTGGAAAAACGACGGGAAAGGACTCTACTTCCTTGCGGGCGTAAACGCCACTTACCAACTCTTCGAAGCGAAATTCCCTCGTAAAGGTTATCAGGAATTCACCGCTTCTAACATCAGGCAGATTACCGAAGGAGACCACAACTACAAAAGCCTCCACCAAGCCGGAAAAAGCCTGATTGGTCTGAAACAAAACATGAGCATGTCCAACGAACTTTTCAAAGTGGACATCAAAAAGGGCAAGGAAACCCAGCTTACGTTTATTAACAAGCATATTTACGACCGCATCAAATTGGGTAAAGTCGAGAAACGCTGGATCCCGACTTCAGACGGAAAGAAAATGCTTACTTGGGTAATCTACCCGCCTAATTTCGACCCGAACAAGAAATACCCTGCCCTTCTTTATTGCCAAGGTGGCCCGCAAAGTGCCGTTTCTCAGTTCTTCTCTTTCCGCTGGAACTTTCAGTTGATGGCCGCAAACGACTATATCATCGTTGCGCCAAACCGCCGTGGGTTGCCTAGCTTCGGCACTGAATGGAACGAAGCCATAAGCGGTGATTGGGGCGGACAGCCAATGAAAGACTACTTCTCCGCAATCGACGCCGTTTCGGCAGAGCCATACGTGGACGAAGACAGACTCGGAGCTATCGGCGCCAGCTATGGCGGTTACTCAGTGTACATGTTGGCAGGAATCCACCAAAAACGCTTCAAAACGTTCATTTCACACTGCGGGTTGTTCGACCTGAAAAGCTGGTATGGGACAACAGAGGAGCTCTTCTTTGCAAACTGGGACATCGGCGGACCATACTGGGAAAACCCGCAACCTATAGCGTACCAGAAATTCTCTCCAAGCGACTATGTCCAGAACTGGGACACGCCAATTTTGGTAATCCACGGAGGAAAAGACTTCAGAGTACCCGAAAGCCAAGGCATGCAGGCTTTCCAAGCGGCACAACTCAAAGGTATCCATAGCAGATTCCTTTATTTCCCGAACGAAGGCCACTGGGTGCTTTCGCCACAAAACGGAATTATCTGGCACACTGAATTCTTTAAATGGCTTGATGAAACGCTGAAATAATAACAGCCATTATGTTCCTATTAATGAAAGCGGACCCGATATGGGTTCGCTTTTTTTATACCCAAAACCGACGCAAGTATTCGCTAAAAACTAAACTTTTCCAAGTTATTTTTTTTCTTAATTTATTTTTGAATTTCAATTTCGTTTACACACAGCCACTTACTCCTACCGATGGGCAACACTAAGGAAATAAATGTG
It encodes the following:
- a CDS encoding S9 family peptidase; the encoded protein is MLKRILLAAFFLMPMGLIAQNRLTPNLLWEMGRVGGGLVSPDGKQVLYTVRNYELQENRGYTSAYVMPIAGGEAKKINIDGSPNSLAWRPDGAKITFLRKGQLFEVNVEGDGLQLVSEQTGIIAYHYSANMNTLAFAKEVKLRKNTKELYPDLPKAEALVIDDLMYRHWDHWSDDKHNHVFVAPYSNGKIDDSKSTDIMKGELFDTPTTPFGGGEDFALSPDGKMVAYVCKKKTGKEYAISTNTDIYLYNIGEGTTQNLTKGMLGYDTQPSFSANGKQIAWLSMEHDGYESDKNDIYIYDFASAQKSKLTGDYDETVSSFIWKNDGKGLYFLAGVNATYQLFEAKFPRKGYQEFTASNIRQITEGDHNYKSLHQAGKSLIGLKQNMSMSNELFKVDIKKGKETQLTFINKHIYDRIKLGKVEKRWIPTSDGKKMLTWVIYPPNFDPNKKYPALLYCQGGPQSAVSQFFSFRWNFQLMAANDYIIVAPNRRGLPSFGTEWNEAISGDWGGQPMKDYFSAIDAVSAEPYVDEDRLGAIGASYGGYSVYMLAGIHQKRFKTFISHCGLFDLKSWYGTTEELFFANWDIGGPYWENPQPIAYQKFSPSDYVQNWDTPILVIHGGKDFRVPESQGMQAFQAAQLKGIHSRFLYFPNEGHWVLSPQNGIIWHTEFFKWLDETLK
- a CDS encoding beta-galactosidase — translated: MRFLSPVFLLSVLSVLIYSCSEKKNRRITIEDGKSVELPLNLEKEELEGTKTLCFEVENIGKDTIYAESTVKGRMWNNATIILNPGEKTKVKLRLLGTPLPDSVDNRQIFKGMKGLPDGWQWHWDRVDPKQIKGLVFSLIPPGNTADLEIGEVELEKGKSEKIKPEDYFPLVDKYGQYKHNNWPGKTFGDVKLASLGNEALRDKEAKKTVRSWNKYGGWADGPKLKATGHFRVEKYQGKWWFVDPSGCLFWSHGIDCVRFGGSVTPVEGREYFFEGLPKEGEPFSEFYEVVSGGRKAYNFSAANLYRKYGEDWKSIYPELVHERLRSWGMNTIGNWSASGIYLSGEKRTPYVVNLRHYWERLGKGKAKFPDIYKPGYREELVKAVRSQKETTSDPFCLGYFIDNELHGWGWLGHTVLASDENSSAKRKLLSTLRSKYINIDSLNVKWKTEYKSWKHVLKEKSLPKSKSYQHDLLSFEKQMVNDYYRTCLEVIRNEAPGKLYLGSRLDFHYYPETSDIRKTVVSIASKYCDVVSFNRYRLNGADFAFHGEIDKPVLIGEFHFGALDRGMLHGGLRSVQNQEQRGKLYAHYVKGAVLNPFIVGTHWFQYQEQVVTGRFDGENYQVGFVDICDKPYLETVKGSRSIGERIYRLRRN